Proteins encoded together in one Formosa sp. Hel3_A1_48 window:
- a CDS encoding alpha-ketoglutarate-dependent dioxygenase AlkB family protein, producing MLFQDQNNEPLALKDAELSYDPLFLSKQEASRYFSVLRQETNWQQDQIKVFGKVYNQPRLTALYANNKNPYSYSNIKMYPSPFTAHLLELKSKIENRLKLSFTSCLLNLYRDGQDSNGWHADNEKELGKNPVIASVSLGGERMFHMKHRTDKSQKLKLNLAHGSLLVMSGSTQHHWLHQIPKTKKNSKERINLTFRIIK from the coding sequence ATGCTTTTTCAAGATCAAAATAATGAACCTCTTGCGTTGAAAGATGCTGAATTATCTTACGATCCGTTGTTCTTATCAAAACAAGAAGCGTCTAGATATTTTAGTGTATTGCGTCAAGAGACCAATTGGCAGCAAGACCAGATTAAAGTCTTTGGAAAAGTTTATAATCAACCGCGGTTAACCGCGCTTTATGCCAATAACAAAAACCCCTATAGTTATTCAAATATCAAAATGTATCCTAGCCCATTTACTGCACATTTATTAGAACTAAAATCTAAAATTGAAAATCGGCTAAAACTTTCATTTACATCTTGTTTACTCAATTTATACCGCGACGGACAAGACAGCAACGGATGGCATGCTGATAATGAAAAAGAATTAGGAAAAAACCCTGTTATTGCATCGGTGAGTTTAGGTGGAGAACGTATGTTTCACATGAAACACCGTACGGATAAATCTCAAAAATTAAAGTTGAACTTAGCACATGGAAGCCTGTTGGTTATGAGCGGAAGCACTCAACATCATTGGCTACATCAAATTCCAAAAACAAAAAAAAATAGCAAAGAACGCATTAATTTGACTTTTCGAATCATTAAATAA
- the htpG gene encoding molecular chaperone HtpG, producing the protein MSKGTINVSVDNIFPLIKKFLYSDHEIFLRELISNATDATLKLKHLTNIGEAKVEYGTPKIEVKIDKEGKKLHLIDQGIGMTADEVQKYINEVAFSGAEEFLDKYKDKVEDAGIIGHFGLGFYSAFMVAEKVEIITKSYKNEPAAHWLCDGSPEYSLEKSDKKERGTEIILHIAEDSTEFLEEKRITELLNKYNKFMPIPIKFGTKEINDPEHKPKTTTDKDGKEITEPHRQITVDNIINNPSPAWTKTPSDLKDEDYKGFYRELYPMQFEEPLFNIHLNVDYPFNLTGILYFPKMSNDMNIQKDRIQLYQNQVFVTDNVEGIVPEFLTMLRGVIDSPDIPLNVSRSYLQADGAVKKISSYITKKVADKLKSLFNNNREDFEAKWNDIKIVIEYGMLSEEKFFEKSEAFALYPTVDGTYYTYEELYNKIKAKQTDKDDKLVILYASNAEEQHSYIEAAKAKEYEVLLLDSPIVSHLIQKLEGSKEKISFVRVDSDHVDKLIQKEEHTISKLSDEEKTKLDEQLKAVISSEKFIVQLEAMDSNAAPFIITQPEFMRRMKEMQQTGGSAGMFGMGNMPEMYNLVVNTNADLVNEILNTKTAKKRERLINQSLDLAQLSQGLLKGEALTNFIKRSYDMIK; encoded by the coding sequence ATGAGTAAAGGAACAATAAATGTATCCGTTGATAATATTTTTCCGCTAATTAAAAAATTTCTGTATAGTGATCACGAAATCTTTTTACGCGAATTGATCAGTAATGCAACAGACGCCACGTTAAAACTAAAGCACTTAACCAATATTGGAGAGGCAAAAGTAGAATATGGCACCCCAAAAATTGAAGTTAAAATTGACAAAGAGGGCAAAAAACTTCACTTGATTGATCAAGGAATTGGAATGACAGCAGACGAGGTTCAAAAATACATCAATGAGGTCGCTTTTTCAGGTGCAGAAGAGTTTTTAGACAAATACAAAGACAAAGTTGAAGATGCTGGTATTATTGGACATTTTGGTCTTGGTTTTTACTCTGCATTCATGGTCGCTGAAAAAGTAGAAATTATTACTAAATCGTACAAAAACGAACCGGCAGCTCACTGGTTATGCGACGGAAGCCCGGAGTATAGCTTAGAAAAATCAGATAAAAAAGAGCGTGGTACCGAAATTATTCTGCACATCGCAGAAGACTCGACAGAATTTTTAGAAGAAAAAAGGATTACTGAGTTGTTAAACAAGTACAACAAGTTTATGCCTATACCTATCAAATTTGGCACAAAAGAAATAAATGATCCAGAACATAAACCAAAAACAACAACTGACAAAGACGGCAAAGAGATTACCGAGCCACACCGTCAGATTACAGTTGACAACATCATCAATAATCCAAGCCCAGCATGGACCAAAACACCATCTGATCTAAAAGACGAAGATTATAAAGGTTTTTATCGTGAGCTGTATCCGATGCAGTTTGAAGAGCCGCTTTTCAACATTCACTTGAATGTTGACTACCCCTTCAATTTGACAGGAATATTATATTTCCCAAAGATGTCAAATGACATGAATATCCAGAAAGACCGCATTCAACTGTATCAAAATCAAGTTTTCGTTACTGACAATGTGGAAGGGATAGTTCCTGAATTCTTGACAATGCTACGTGGAGTTATTGACTCGCCAGACATTCCCTTGAATGTGTCGCGTTCGTACCTTCAAGCTGATGGTGCTGTTAAAAAAATATCTTCCTACATAACAAAAAAAGTCGCTGATAAATTAAAATCCTTATTTAATAATAATAGGGAAGATTTTGAGGCTAAATGGAACGATATTAAAATCGTAATTGAGTACGGCATGCTTTCTGAAGAAAAGTTCTTCGAAAAATCAGAAGCATTTGCATTGTACCCTACTGTTGACGGAACATATTATACCTATGAAGAGCTGTACAACAAAATTAAAGCAAAACAAACAGACAAAGATGATAAACTAGTCATATTGTATGCATCTAACGCTGAAGAACAACACAGCTATATAGAAGCAGCCAAAGCAAAAGAATATGAAGTTCTGTTATTAGATTCACCAATTGTATCACATTTGATTCAAAAATTGGAGGGCAGTAAAGAAAAGATTTCATTTGTTCGAGTTGATTCAGACCATGTAGATAAATTGATTCAGAAAGAAGAACACACAATTTCTAAACTTAGCGATGAAGAAAAAACAAAACTAGATGAACAACTTAAAGCTGTTATTTCTTCAGAAAAATTCATTGTTCAATTAGAAGCTATGGACAGCAATGCTGCGCCATTTATAATCACACAACCAGAATTCATGCGCCGTATGAAAGAAATGCAGCAAACTGGGGGCAGTGCAGGAATGTTTGGCATGGGTAATATGCCAGAAATGTATAACCTTGTAGTGAATACCAACGCTGACTTAGTCAATGAAATTCTTAATACAAAAACTGCAAAAAAACGTGAACGTTTAATTAATCAGAGCTTAGATTTAGCTCAACTCTCACAAGGACTTCTTAAGGGAGAGGCGTTAACTAACTTCATTAAAAGAAGTTACGATATGATTAAATAA
- a CDS encoding 3-oxoacyl-ACP synthase III family protein: MYNSKILGMGHYVPENVVTNDDLSQLMDTNDQWIQERTGIRQRRWAVKGDGDTTFSMGLKAAKNAIRNSGIDKQDIDFIVFATLSPDYYFPGPGVQVQEALEIDTVGALDVRNQCSGFVYGISVADQFIKTGMYKNILVIGSELQSRGIDVSTRGRSISVIFGDGAGAAVLTREEDTTKGILSSHLHSEGKHALELAAEAPGMGKRWVTEIIADNDPEDMSYRPYMNGQFVFKNAIRRFSEVINEGLEVNKLNVSDISMLIPHQANLRISQYIQKKFQLSDEQVFNNIQNYGNTTAASIPIALSEACEQGKIKSGDTVVLAAFGSGFTWGSVIIKW; encoded by the coding sequence ATGTACAATTCAAAAATATTAGGAATGGGTCATTACGTTCCAGAAAACGTTGTAACGAATGACGACTTGTCACAGCTTATGGATACAAATGATCAGTGGATTCAAGAGCGGACAGGTATTAGACAGCGTAGATGGGCTGTCAAGGGCGATGGAGACACTACTTTTAGTATGGGTTTGAAGGCTGCTAAAAATGCAATTCGAAACTCCGGAATCGATAAACAGGATATTGATTTTATTGTATTCGCTACACTCAGCCCAGACTACTACTTCCCGGGTCCCGGTGTTCAAGTTCAAGAAGCCCTTGAAATTGATACTGTTGGTGCTTTGGATGTCCGTAATCAATGTTCAGGTTTTGTCTATGGAATTTCTGTTGCAGATCAATTTATTAAAACAGGCATGTACAAAAATATTTTGGTCATCGGCAGCGAATTACAATCCCGTGGTATTGATGTATCTACCAGGGGAAGAAGTATTTCTGTTATTTTTGGTGATGGTGCTGGTGCTGCCGTTCTTACACGAGAGGAGGATACCACCAAAGGAATTTTATCGTCTCACTTGCATTCTGAAGGTAAGCATGCCCTAGAACTTGCTGCAGAAGCACCGGGAATGGGGAAGCGTTGGGTGACAGAAATTATTGCTGATAATGACCCTGAAGATATGAGCTACAGGCCTTATATGAATGGCCAATTTGTTTTCAAAAACGCTATAAGAAGATTTAGTGAAGTTATCAATGAAGGTCTTGAAGTTAATAAACTCAATGTTTCGGATATCAGTATGTTAATTCCTCATCAAGCTAATTTGCGTATTTCCCAATACATTCAAAAAAAGTTTCAACTTTCAGATGAACAGGTATTTAATAATATTCAAAATTATGGAAATACTACAGCTGCATCCATTCCTATTGCGCTGAGTGAAGCTTGTGAACAAGGGAAAATTAAATCTGGAGACACAGTTGTACTGGCTGCTTTTGGTAGTGGTTTTACGTGGGGTAGTGTGATAATTAAATGGTAG
- a CDS encoding CoA-binding protein, translated as MVDSYETLVFGASPNPDRYAYKAILMLRKFGVPVKAFGLKQGTVAQVKIDTNLKPYKNIHTVTLYLNPKRQSVYIDYILNLNPKRVIFNPGTENPAFFKVLDQHNISYEMSCTLVLLSTNQYQS; from the coding sequence ATGGTAGATTCCTACGAAACCTTAGTTTTTGGTGCTTCGCCCAATCCCGATCGATATGCCTACAAAGCTATTTTGATGCTTAGAAAGTTTGGTGTACCAGTTAAGGCTTTTGGCTTAAAGCAGGGTACTGTTGCTCAGGTAAAAATTGACACGAATTTGAAACCCTATAAAAATATTCACACAGTTACTCTTTATCTAAATCCAAAACGACAGTCCGTATACATCGATTATATTTTGAATCTTAATCCAAAGCGGGTAATTTTTAATCCAGGAACAGAAAACCCAGCTTTTTTTAAAGTTTTAGATCAGCACAATATTTCATATGAAATGTCTTGCACTTTGGTTTTATTGTCTACGAATCAATACCAATCCTAG
- a CDS encoding sodium:solute symporter yields MKGQHILLITFVYFVFLVVIARLTGKNDSNTDFFKAGKQSPWYLVAFGMIGASLSGVTFISVPGWVQSSEFSYFQVCLGYVAGYVVVAFMLLPIYYKLNLTSIYEYLQQRFGRISHKTGAFFFFISRVLGAAFRMYLMAIVLQQFVFEQWNIPFEVTVILSILLIWIYTNKGGIKTIVWTDTLQTLFMVCAVVLSIYFITNELGWSFSEFLVSEELNQYSSIFRTNSILTRDHFLKSFFGGMFITICMTGLDQDMMQKNLTCKSLRDAQKNMLWFSIVLTLVTFLFLLLGALLFIYAERFDIALPLMDGDPKTDLLFPEIALNTGLGMTLASVFILGLIAAAYSSADSALTSLTTSFCVDILDLNKHSDTDKKRIRKQTHIGMSVLLIFVIIAFKHILDSNVINSLLTAATYTYGPLLGLFAFGIFTNYKIKDKWVWLVALLSVSISYSLGQIPAEQIGGYVIGYELLPINGLLTFLGLVLIRRQ; encoded by the coding sequence TTGAAAGGACAACACATTCTACTGATCACTTTTGTTTATTTTGTGTTTCTAGTCGTAATTGCACGATTAACAGGAAAAAATGACAGTAATACAGATTTTTTTAAAGCCGGTAAGCAATCTCCTTGGTATTTGGTAGCGTTCGGCATGATAGGTGCCTCTCTATCTGGTGTGACATTTATTTCTGTCCCAGGTTGGGTTCAAAGTTCAGAGTTTAGCTATTTTCAAGTGTGCTTGGGATATGTTGCGGGCTATGTTGTGGTTGCTTTTATGCTGTTGCCTATTTATTACAAATTAAATCTAACTTCAATTTACGAATACCTACAACAGCGATTTGGCCGTATTAGCCACAAAACTGGTGCGTTTTTCTTTTTTATTTCTAGGGTTTTAGGGGCTGCTTTTCGAATGTATCTTATGGCAATTGTATTGCAACAATTTGTCTTTGAACAATGGAATATTCCTTTTGAAGTCACGGTCATTTTATCAATACTACTCATCTGGATTTACACTAACAAAGGGGGCATCAAAACCATTGTTTGGACCGACACACTACAAACACTTTTTATGGTTTGTGCTGTGGTACTTTCTATTTATTTTATCACAAATGAGTTAGGGTGGAGTTTTTCAGAATTTTTAGTTTCTGAAGAATTGAATCAATACAGCTCAATCTTTAGAACAAACTCTATTTTGACAAGAGATCATTTCTTAAAGTCGTTTTTTGGAGGCATGTTTATCACCATTTGTATGACAGGATTAGATCAAGATATGATGCAGAAAAACCTGACCTGTAAATCGCTAAGAGATGCACAAAAAAATATGCTCTGGTTTAGTATTGTACTAACACTAGTAACATTCTTGTTTTTACTTTTGGGAGCTTTGTTATTCATTTATGCAGAGCGGTTTGACATTGCATTACCTCTGATGGATGGAGATCCTAAGACCGATTTACTTTTTCCTGAAATTGCACTTAATACTGGATTAGGAATGACTTTAGCTTCAGTTTTTATTTTAGGACTTATCGCAGCGGCTTACAGCAGTGCCGATAGTGCTCTCACATCGCTTACAACTTCTTTTTGTGTCGATATTTTAGACCTCAACAAACATTCAGATACTGACAAAAAACGCATTCGAAAACAAACTCACATAGGAATGAGTGTACTTTTGATTTTTGTTATTATAGCTTTTAAACATATCCTAGATTCCAATGTCATAAATAGTCTTCTCACGGCTGCCACATATACCTATGGTCCTTTACTTGGTCTTTTTGCATTTGGAATTTTTACAAATTATAAGATCAAAGATAAATGGGTTTGGCTAGTAGCGTTATTGTCTGTTTCTATTTCTTATAGCTTAGGACAAATTCCAGCAGAACAAATCGGTGGCTATGTTATTGGTTATGAACTACTCCCCATCAATGGGCTTCTTACATTTCTAGGATTGGTATTGATTCGTAGACAATAA
- the recR gene encoding recombination mediator RecR, translated as MEFSSKLLQNAVNEVAQLPGIGRRTALRLVLHLLRQPEHQTSQLTNALNVMRSSINFCAQCHNISDNLLCEICANPTRNQQTICVVEDIRDVLAIESTGSFRGIYHVLGGKISPMDGIGPSDLNIQSLVDKVQTGKVNELIFALSSTMEGDTTNFYIYKQIQGANITLSTIARGISVGDELEYADEVTLGRSITNRVPFESSIKP; from the coding sequence ATGGAATTTTCATCGAAGTTGTTGCAGAATGCTGTTAATGAAGTAGCGCAATTACCTGGTATAGGTCGTCGTACCGCACTTCGGCTTGTACTGCATTTATTACGTCAACCAGAGCACCAGACGAGTCAGCTCACTAATGCACTAAACGTGATGAGATCGTCTATAAATTTTTGCGCACAATGCCATAATATTTCAGACAACCTACTTTGTGAGATTTGTGCAAATCCCACTAGGAATCAACAAACCATCTGTGTAGTAGAAGACATAAGAGATGTTTTGGCTATTGAAAGTACAGGGAGTTTTAGAGGAATTTATCATGTTTTGGGAGGTAAAATTTCTCCAATGGATGGAATAGGACCATCAGACTTGAATATTCAAAGCTTGGTTGATAAAGTTCAAACAGGAAAAGTAAATGAATTGATTTTTGCTTTGAGTTCTACAATGGAGGGTGATACCACAAACTTTTATATATACAAACAGATTCAAGGAGCTAATATTACCCTGTCTACAATTGCTAGAGGTATTTCAGTTGGTGATGAATTAGAATATGCAGATGAAGTTACGCTGGGCCGTAGCATAACCAATAGAGTGCCATTTGAATCCTCAATAAAACCTTAA
- a CDS encoding glycosyltransferase family 2 protein yields the protein MKLSVVILNYNVRYFLELCLRSVQASLDGINSEIIVIDNDSTDESCTMVKNKFPNVRLIENKQNVGFSKANNQAVLQAKGEYVCILNPDVVLTENTLKNLLNFSESKSNVGLVGCRLIDGSGLFLPESKRNFPKISISIQKFIGIGTKYYANQIAELDSKPVDVIPGALMFLRRSLYNELCGFDEDFFMYGEDIDLSYRVQKLGYLNYYLGNTTVIHFKGESTAKSKIQSQRFYNAMRLFYKKHFNTNIFTSALISITATLAPYFSNPKQPKKRIPKKVAFIKPFSNQKWLNIKESIAISADYALSPTSHYDIIFDTECVSFEYVISQIDSSENKFISYKIRPIKTNYFVGSDSSKQRGEVIHFDEFESVIYF from the coding sequence TTGAAATTATCAGTTGTCATTCTTAATTATAATGTACGCTACTTTCTGGAGCTCTGCTTAAGAAGTGTCCAAGCTTCGTTAGATGGAATCAATTCTGAAATTATTGTGATAGATAATGACTCGACTGATGAGAGTTGTACAATGGTTAAAAACAAATTTCCAAATGTACGTCTAATTGAAAATAAACAAAATGTAGGCTTTTCAAAAGCTAACAACCAGGCTGTTCTGCAGGCTAAAGGAGAGTATGTTTGTATTTTAAATCCTGATGTAGTTCTGACTGAAAACACATTGAAGAATTTACTCAATTTTTCAGAATCCAAATCCAATGTTGGGTTAGTTGGTTGCAGGCTTATTGATGGCTCTGGTTTATTTTTGCCAGAAAGCAAAAGAAATTTTCCTAAAATCTCTATTTCCATACAGAAATTTATTGGAATTGGAACAAAATATTATGCCAATCAAATCGCGGAGTTAGATTCCAAGCCTGTAGATGTAATTCCTGGAGCATTGATGTTTTTAAGACGATCATTGTACAATGAGTTGTGTGGCTTTGATGAGGATTTTTTCATGTACGGAGAAGATATAGACTTGTCTTACAGAGTGCAAAAGCTTGGTTATTTGAATTATTATCTTGGGAACACAACAGTGATCCATTTTAAAGGGGAAAGTACGGCTAAAAGTAAAATACAGTCTCAGCGTTTTTACAATGCAATGAGGTTATTTTACAAAAAACATTTCAATACCAATATTTTCACGAGTGCTCTAATCTCAATTACAGCTACTTTAGCACCTTATTTTTCAAATCCAAAGCAGCCTAAAAAGCGTATTCCAAAAAAAGTTGCATTTATAAAACCTTTTTCAAATCAGAAATGGCTAAATATCAAAGAATCTATCGCCATAAGTGCTGATTACGCCTTGTCGCCAACCTCTCATTACGATATTATTTTTGACACTGAATGTGTTAGTTTTGAATATGTTATAAGTCAAATCGATTCAAGCGAAAATAAATTCATATCTTACAAAATACGTCCAATCAAAACAAACTATTTTGTTGGTAGCGATTCCTCAAAACAGCGTGGTGAGGTGATTCATTTCGACGAATTTGAAAGTGTCATCTACTTTTAA
- a CDS encoding dihydrolipoamide acetyltransferase family protein, which translates to MAKFELKLPKMGESVAEATLNTWLKEIGDYIEVDEAVVEISTDKVDSDVPSEVSGILLEKKFEVDEVVEVGQTIAIIETEGKHQPQTAQHEAENSHTQNDEEEIQDSASSDDISEVQDTVAAAKTLASPLSSNDTRFYSPLVKNIAKKEGITQTELDQIPGSGKGGRVTKNDMINYLDHRTKADTPSASSIPTNPSISAPVASTASSGADEIIEMTRMGKLISKHMTNSVQTSAHVQSFIEVDVTKVWNWREKIKLKFHENFGEKITFTPIFMEAVAKALTIHPMLNISVDGDRIIKHKSINLGMATALADGNLIVPVIKNADQLNLMGMTKRVNDLAFRARNNQLSPDDIQDGTYTVTNVGGFGSIMGTPIINQPQVGILALGAIRKAPAVIETNEGDFIGIRKKMFLSHSYDHRVVNGALGGLFLKTVKELLESWDENRQV; encoded by the coding sequence ATGGCAAAATTTGAACTTAAATTACCCAAAATGGGCGAGAGTGTTGCTGAAGCTACTCTAAATACTTGGCTCAAAGAAATTGGGGACTATATTGAAGTTGATGAAGCTGTTGTTGAAATATCCACTGATAAAGTGGATAGTGATGTTCCAAGTGAAGTTAGTGGGATTCTTCTTGAGAAGAAGTTTGAGGTTGATGAGGTCGTCGAAGTCGGTCAAACGATAGCAATTATAGAAACAGAAGGTAAACATCAGCCCCAAACCGCACAACATGAGGCTGAGAATTCTCATACACAAAACGATGAGGAAGAAATACAAGACAGCGCGTCAAGTGATGATATTTCGGAGGTTCAAGATACTGTTGCTGCTGCAAAGACCCTTGCGTCACCTTTAAGTTCAAATGATACAAGATTTTATTCTCCTCTAGTCAAAAATATTGCAAAGAAAGAAGGTATTACACAAACGGAGTTGGACCAAATCCCGGGCAGTGGCAAAGGAGGTAGAGTAACCAAAAATGATATGATTAATTATCTAGATCATCGCACTAAAGCCGATACTCCTAGTGCTAGTTCTATACCCACAAACCCCTCCATATCAGCTCCAGTGGCTTCAACTGCTTCTAGTGGTGCAGATGAAATTATAGAAATGACACGCATGGGCAAACTCATTTCTAAACACATGACAAACTCTGTGCAAACTTCAGCACATGTTCAGTCATTTATTGAAGTTGACGTCACTAAAGTTTGGAATTGGCGTGAGAAAATCAAACTAAAGTTTCATGAAAATTTTGGTGAAAAAATTACATTTACCCCTATTTTTATGGAAGCTGTGGCCAAAGCGCTTACAATTCACCCCATGCTTAATATTTCTGTCGATGGAGATCGTATTATAAAACACAAATCTATCAATCTTGGTATGGCTACCGCGCTAGCAGATGGTAATCTTATTGTTCCAGTAATTAAAAATGCCGATCAGTTGAACTTAATGGGTATGACCAAAAGAGTCAATGACTTGGCGTTTCGAGCACGAAACAACCAATTAAGTCCAGATGACATACAAGACGGCACATATACTGTTACTAATGTTGGTGGTTTTGGAAGTATCATGGGTACACCTATTATCAATCAGCCTCAAGTAGGTATTTTAGCTTTAGGTGCCATAAGAAAAGCACCAGCCGTTATCGAAACTAATGAAGGCGATTTTATTGGCATACGTAAAAAAATGTTTTTATCCCATTCATACGATCACAGAGTTGTTAATGGAGCCCTCGGTGGGCTATTTCTTAAAACAGTTAAAGAATTGTTGGAGTCTTGGGACGAAAACAGACAAGTTTAG
- a CDS encoding 3'-5' exonuclease, translating to MQLNLKKPICFFDLETTGISITSDRIVEISILKVFPDGKEEKKTWLVNPEMPIPPQATAVHGITNEKVGDAPTFKMLAKEIYSWIKDADLGGFNSNRFDIPILAEEMLRAEVDFDMKNTQSVDVQTIFHKMEQRTLTAAYKFYCGKDLQNAHSAEADTIATYEVLKAQLDRYEDLENDTSYLAQFSTRQKFADFAGFIKFDKAGDECFAFGKHKGQKVTEILNKEPGYFGWLLNADFPLYTKKVLTAIKLRAFNQKLS from the coding sequence ATGCAATTGAATCTTAAAAAACCTATTTGTTTCTTTGATTTAGAAACTACAGGAATCAGTATTACTTCCGATAGAATTGTTGAAATTTCAATTTTGAAAGTCTTCCCAGATGGAAAAGAAGAAAAGAAAACATGGTTGGTTAATCCTGAGATGCCAATTCCCCCTCAGGCTACAGCAGTACATGGTATAACCAACGAAAAAGTAGGTGACGCCCCCACATTTAAAATGCTTGCTAAAGAGATTTATTCTTGGATTAAAGATGCTGATTTAGGAGGTTTTAATTCCAACCGTTTTGACATTCCAATTCTTGCCGAAGAAATGCTTCGCGCTGAAGTTGATTTCGATATGAAAAATACACAATCAGTAGATGTTCAAACAATTTTTCATAAAATGGAACAACGCACCCTCACAGCAGCCTACAAGTTTTATTGTGGTAAAGATCTACAAAATGCCCACAGCGCTGAGGCCGATACTATTGCAACGTATGAAGTGCTCAAAGCTCAATTGGATCGGTATGAAGATTTAGAAAACGATACTTCATATCTAGCACAATTCAGTACGCGTCAAAAGTTTGCCGATTTTGCAGGTTTCATAAAGTTCGATAAAGCAGGTGATGAATGTTTTGCATTTGGAAAACACAAAGGTCAAAAAGTGACTGAGATTTTAAATAAGGAGCCCGGATATTTTGGTTGGCTACTCAATGCAGACTTTCCATTATATACTAAAAAGGTTTTGACCGCCATTAAACTGCGGGCTTTTAATCAGAAACTGTCTTAG
- a CDS encoding fumarylacetoacetate hydrolase family protein: protein MKLICIGRNYINHINELKNEKPSDPVVFIKPDTAILLKKQPFFIPDYSKNIQHEVEVIVKINRVGKYIETKFAHKYYDHIGLGIDFTARDLQQKLKASGLPWEKAKAFDGSAVVGKWAPKSTFESLENLSFSLKKNDVVVQSGNTQQMLWGIDAVIAYVSQFFTLKIGDIIFTGTPAGVGQVQAGDILKGYIENEEFFNIKVK from the coding sequence ATGAAACTGATTTGTATTGGTCGAAATTACATCAATCATATTAACGAGCTTAAAAATGAAAAGCCAAGTGATCCTGTCGTGTTTATCAAACCCGATACCGCTATTCTTTTAAAAAAACAACCTTTTTTCATCCCCGATTACTCCAAAAACATACAACACGAAGTAGAAGTTATTGTGAAAATAAATAGGGTTGGAAAGTATATAGAAACTAAGTTTGCCCACAAGTATTACGATCATATTGGTTTGGGTATTGATTTTACCGCAAGGGATCTTCAGCAAAAACTTAAGGCCAGTGGTTTGCCTTGGGAAAAAGCTAAGGCTTTTGATGGATCTGCAGTCGTCGGGAAATGGGCACCAAAATCCACATTCGAAAGCCTTGAAAATCTTTCATTTAGTCTTAAAAAAAATGACGTGGTAGTTCAATCTGGAAACACACAACAGATGCTTTGGGGTATTGATGCGGTTATTGCTTATGTCTCACAGTTTTTTACCCTCAAAATCGGAGATATTATTTTTACAGGTACACCAGCTGGTGTTGGTCAAGTGCAAGCTGGCGACATCCTTAAAGGATACATTGAAAATGAAGAGTTTTTCAATATTAAAGTCAAGTAA